GCCCACCCGCACGTCGCCCGAACGGCCCAACTCGGCGACGGTGAGATTGTCGGCCGCCACCTTGAGCACTGCGAGGTCCATCTTCGTGTCCCTGCCGACGATCTCGGCCTGGGTCTTGGTGCCGTCCGAGAAGATCACCGAGATGGTGGCGCCGTCCGGAGCGGTGGCCGCCGACGAGATCACGTGGTTGTTGGTGACGATGTAGCCGTCCCCGTCGACGACGACGCCCGATCCGGTACTGCCCTGATCCCCCGAGGCCACCTGGATGGACACCACGGCCGGGAGCACGGCGTCGGCGACCTGGGCGACGTTGGACGAGCCCATCTGATCGTCGCCGGTCTGCGCGAGGGTGACCCGCTGGCTCGTCAGGGAACTACGGTCGGCGGTGATCGCCGCGGCGACCAGGCCCCCGAGGACCCCGATGAGGAGGGCGACGCCACCGAGAACGGCGAGGGCTCGCGGCGCGACCTTGCCGCCGAAGAGGACTTCGCGGGCGGAGAGCTGCGGTGCCGGAGCCTGCTCCGGGATCGCGGCGGTGGCGGCCGGTGCGCCGAGCACGACTCCCGCTTCCGGGTCGCGCCACGGATCCGCGGGTGCCTGTGGTTCCTCGGATTCCGCGTCGGAGGAGGCATCGGGATCGCGCTGCAGGGTGTCGACGGCTCCGGGCGGTCTGCCGTACGCCTCGGCGAGCACGGCGTCGGGAGCGGCGGTCCGCACCTCGGGAGTACTGCGGCGGGCCGCCTCGGGCGCGAACGATCCGGCGACGTCGTCGGGCCTGCCGAACACGCGCGCCGCGGCGTCGTCCACCGGCGGGCGGTACACGGGGCGGGGCTCGAGCCTGGGCGCGTCCTCGGGACGCGTGATCGCCGTCTTTCCGGCGTCGTCGGCGCCGCCCGCCCATGTGGACGGGGCGTCACCCTTCGTTTCGGCCGTCACGTCTGGTGTGTCCCCCTCATGTCCGTCGCTCACGCGCCCAGTATCACCGATACCGCGGCGCCGCCGT
This genomic interval from Rhodococcus triatomae contains the following:
- a CDS encoding S1C family serine protease, producing MTRPEDAPRLEPRPVYRPPVDDAAARVFGRPDDVAGSFAPEAARRSTPEVRTAAPDAVLAEAYGRPPGAVDTLQRDPDASSDAESEEPQAPADPWRDPEAGVVLGAPAATAAIPEQAPAPQLSAREVLFGGKVAPRALAVLGGVALLIGVLGGLVAAAITADRSSLTSQRVTLAQTGDDQMGSSNVAQVADAVLPAVVSIQVASGDQGSTGSGVVVDGDGYIVTNNHVISSAATAPDGATISVIFSDGTKTQAEIVGRDTKMDLAVLKVAADNLTVAELGRSGDVRVGDDVVAVGSPLGLSKTVTAGIVSALNRPMRLSGQGTDTNAVIDAVQTDASINHGNSGGALVDSEGRVIGINTAMLSETGGSVGLGFAIPIDDVAAISQALIRDGVMHHPDIGVNARTVVNDATSGAEVANVREGSPAANAGIVERDVIVRVGDRQVTSADELAVAINLQQIGEPTTVQLVREGRNVEVQVTPVSD